Proteins encoded by one window of Glycine soja cultivar W05 chromosome 15, ASM419377v2, whole genome shotgun sequence:
- the LOC114386241 gene encoding VQ motif-containing protein 1-like produces MSTSGCTRAPVKVVIINTQYVETDATSFKSVVQKLTGKDSDILDAKVQRKRHDHKGGVEGRSFLMRDMSFKEFDRLLSEMPPLNDLWAD; encoded by the coding sequence ATGTCTACCAGTGGATGCACCAGGGCACCCGTGAAGGTTGTGATCATCAATACCCAATACGTCGAAACCGATGCCACGAGCTTCAAATCCGTGGTGCAGAAGCTTACAGGTAAAGATTCTGACATTTTAGATGCAAAGGTTCAGAGGAAGAGGCATGATCATAAAGGTGGGGTTGAGGGTAGGTCGTTTTTAATGAGAGACATGTCGTTTAAGGAGTTCGATAGGTTGCTCAGCGAGATGCCACCGTTAAACGACCTTTGGGCTGATTAA